The following are encoded together in the Astyanax mexicanus isolate ESR-SI-001 chromosome 8, AstMex3_surface, whole genome shotgun sequence genome:
- the sepsecs gene encoding O-phosphoseryl-tRNA(Sec) selenium transferase produces the protein MNSENFSLSEKIVSQSYVRQGLQARRGHEQLVRLLLEQGKCPEEGWSESTIELFLNELAVMDSNNFLGNCGVGEREGRVASSLVARRHYRLIHGIGRSGDIAAVQPKAAGSSLLNKITNSVVLDVLKFSGVRSVSSCFVVPMATGMSLTLCFLTLRHRRPAARYILWPRIDQKSCFKSMITAGFEPVVIENVLEGDELRTDLEAVEKKIEELGAENILCVHSTTSCFAPRVPDRLEELAFLCAKHNIPHIVNNAYGVQSSKCMHLIQQGARVGRIDAFVQSLDKNFMVPVGGAIIAGFDEDFIKEISKMYPGRASASPSLDVLITMLTLGASGYKKLLSERKELYTHLAQELKALAERHGERLLHTPHNPISLAMSLDGLQASCDKAVTQLGSMLFTRQVSGARVVPLGVEQTVSGHTFCGFMSHANAYPCPYLNAASAIGITKNDVEFSIKRLDKCLKALKKEGNVEKHEPVTVTSEDPNDQTVP, from the exons ATGAACAGTGAAAACTTCTCCCTCAGTGAGAAGATCGTGTCCCAGTCTTATGTCCGTCAGGGTCTTCAGGCTCGCCGCGGTCACGAGCAGCTGGTCAGACTCCTGTTAGAGCAG GGAAAATGTCCAGAGGAGGGCTGGAGCGAGAGCACTATAGAGCTCTTTCTGAATGAACTGGCGGTCATGGACAGTAACAACTTCTTAGGAAACTGtggtgtgggagagagagagggcagagtAGCGTCCAGCCTGGTCGCCAGACGACATTACAG ACTAATCCATGGCATTGGCCGCTCCGGTGACATTGCTGCTGTTCAGCCAAAGGCTGCTGGTTCCAGTCTCCTCAACAAGATAACCAACTCTGTAGTGCTGGATGTTCTTAAATTTTCAG gtgTGAGAAGTGTATCTTCATGCTTTGTGGTCCCCATGGCGACTGGAATGAGCTTGACATTGTGCTTCCTCACCCTCAGACACAGGAGGCCAGCAGCACGCTACATTCTTTGGCCTCGCATCGACCAGAAGTCCTGCTTTAAATCTATGATCACTGCTG GCTTTGAGCCAGTGGTCATTGAAAATGTTCTGGAAGGAGATGAGCTGAGGACTGATCTAGAGGCAGTGGAGAAGAAAATTGAGGAACTTGGAGCTGAGAACATCCTCTGTGTCCATTCCACCACTTCATGCTTTGCTCCTCGTGTTCCTGACCG ATTGGAGGAGTTGGCTTTTTTATGTGCTAAACATAATATCCCTCATATAGTCAATAACGCCTATGGAGTACAATCATCGAAATGCATGCACCTCATACAGCAA GGTGCACGAGTGGGAAGAATTGATGCTTTTGTTCAAAGCTTGGACAAAAACTTCATGGTCCCGGTGGGAGGTGCCATTATTGCTGGCTTTGATGAGGACTTCATTAAGGAGATCAGCAAAATGTACCCCG GTCGCGCATCAGCTTCTCCGTCTCTGGACGTGCTCATTACTATGCTTACCCTGGGGGCTAGCGGCTATAAGAAACTCCTCTCTGAGAGGAAG GAACTGTACACCCACCTGGCTCAGGAGCTAAAGGCACTGGCGGAGAGGCATGGAGAGAGACTGCTGCACACCCCACATAACCCCATATCTCTGG CTATGTCTTTGGATGGTCTTCAAGCTAGTTGTGATAAAGCAGTTACCCAGCTGGGTTCCATGCTCTTCACCAGACAGGTATCTGGAGCCAG GGTTGTCCCTCTGGGAGTGGAACAAACTGTGAGTGGACATACGTTCTGCGGCTTCATGTCGCATGCGAATGCCTACCCATGTCCATACCTTAATGCTGCTTCAGCCATTGGAATCACCAAAAACGATGTGGAGTTCTCCATCAAAAGACTGGACAAGTGCCTGAAAGCCCTTAAAAAAGAAGGCAACGTAGAGAAGCATGAACCAGTGACGGTGACATCTGAAGATCCAAATGACCAAACAGTGCCCTGA